From a single Arachis hypogaea cultivar Tifrunner chromosome 3, arahy.Tifrunner.gnm2.J5K5, whole genome shotgun sequence genomic region:
- the LOC112790749 gene encoding beta-amyrin 28-monooxygenase — MEHSFYLSLLLLFVSFVSLSLFFLFYRHWSPFTAPNLPPGRMGYPILGESIEFLSTGWKGHPEKFIYDRMIRFSSEIFKTYIFNEPTVVFCGPTCNKFLFSNENKLVNAWWPENVKKIFPTTIDSKLESKRMRKLLPQFLKPEALQRYVGIMDSIAQRHFSSHWENKTHITVFPLAKRYTFLLACRLFMSVEDGKDVEKIEGPFHRLASGILTLPIDLPGTAFNKGIKASKFIRNELLRIIKQRKVELGEGKASPTQDILSHMLLTPDEDGHYMNEMDIADKILGLLIGGHDTASAACTFIVKYLAELPHVYDQVYKEQTEIAKSKSEGELLTWDDVQKMRYSWNVACEVMRLDPPLQGSFREAITDFIFNGFSIPKGWKLYWSANSSHKNPEYFPEPQKFDPSRFEGKGPAPYTYVPFGGGPRMCPGKEYARLEILVFMHNLVKRFKLQKLIQDEKIIVDPVPRPAKGLPVRLYPHKA, encoded by the exons ATGGAACACAGTTTCTACCTCTCCCTTCTACTTCTCTTTGTTTCATTCgtatctctttctctcttcttcctcttttacCGTCACTGGTCTCCGTTTACGGCCCCAAACTTGCCACCGGGAAGGATGGGTTACCCAATCCTCGGGGAGAGCATCGAGTTCTTGTCCACCGGATGGAAGGGACATCCTGAGAAGTTCATCTATGATCGCATGATCAGGTTTTCATCTGAAATCTTCAAGACCTACATCTTTAACGAACCTACCGTTGTGTTTTGCGGACCCACATGCAACAAGTTCTTGTTCTCCAACGAGAACAAGCTGGTTAACGCGTGGTGGCCGGAGAACGTTAAAAAGATTTTCCCAACAACGATCGATTCCAAACTGGAGTCCAAGAGGATGAGGAAGTTGCTACCACAGTTCCTTAAACCTGAAGCTCTGCAACGCTATGTCGGCATCATGGATTCCATAGCTCAAAGGCATTTTTCTTCCCATTGGGAAAACAAGACGCATATCACCGTTTTTCCTTTGGCCAAGAG GTACACGTTCTTGTTAGCTTGTCGTTTGTTCATGAGTGTGGAGGATGGAAAAGACGTAGAAAAAATAGAAGGCCCTTTTCATCGTTTGGCGTCCGGAATCTTAACACTGCCAATTGACTTGCCTGGAACGGCATTCAACAAAGGAATCAAAGCATCAAAGTTCATAAGGAATGAACTTTTGAGGATCATAAAGCAGAGAAAGGTGGAGTTGGGTGAAGGGAAAGCGTCCCCAACACAAGACATACTGTCTCACATGTTGTTGACACCCGATGAGGATGGACATTACATGAATGAAATGGATATTGCTGATAAGATCCTTGGCCTTTTGATTGGAGGACATGACACTGCTAGTGCTGCATGCACTTTCATAGTCAAGTACCTTGCTGAGCTTcctcatgtttatgatcaagtatACAAAG AGCAAACGGAAATAGCAAAATCAAAATCTGAAGGAGAGTTGCTAACTTGGGATGACGTCCAAAAGATGCGATACTCTTGGAATGTAGCTTGTGAAGTAATGAGACTTGATCCTCCACTCCAGGGAAGTTTCAGGGAAGCCATCACTGACTTCATCTTCAATGGCTTCTCAATTCCGAAAGGATGGAAg TTATACTGGAGTGCGAATTCGAGTCATAAGAATCCAGAATATTTTCCAGAGCCGCAGAAATTCGATCCAAGTAGATTCGAAGGCAAAGGACCAGCTCCTTACACTTATGTGCCATTTGGTGGAGGACCTAGAATGTGCCCTGGTAAAGAGTATGCAAGATTGGAAATACTGGTTTTCATGCACAACCTAGTCAAACGCTTCAAGTTGCAAAAATTGATTCAAGATGAAAAAATTATAGTTGATCCAGTGCCCAGACCTGCAAAGGGCCTTCCAGTCCGCCTTTATCCTCACAAAGCCTGA